The following proteins are encoded in a genomic region of Sphingobacteriales bacterium:
- the lptC gene encoding LPS export ABC transporter periplasmic protein LptC: MYRIFSLLFLVFLLFSCKKSDLSEVNELTAEKNAPDETGFDIEFIFSDSARVKAKMNAPKMNVFTKEDPRLLLPNGIEVVFYDNNLHPNAYLFAKKGTRKLREKVVILQDSVVVVNLKGDTLRTSELIWEEQTDKVYSKKFVTVKTKDEIIKSEGFESDPSFSFYKFYNIRGTISLRD, encoded by the coding sequence ATGTACAGGATATTTTCGCTTCTTTTTCTGGTTTTCCTGTTGTTTTCCTGCAAAAAAAGCGACTTAAGCGAAGTGAATGAACTTACAGCAGAAAAAAACGCCCCTGATGAAACCGGATTTGACATTGAATTCATTTTCAGTGATTCGGCAAGGGTGAAAGCGAAGATGAATGCTCCTAAAATGAATGTTTTCACAAAAGAAGACCCTCGTCTTTTGCTGCCAAATGGCATTGAAGTGGTTTTTTATGACAACAATCTCCATCCCAATGCTTATTTATTTGCAAAAAAAGGCACCAGAAAACTCAGGGAAAAAGTGGTTATTTTACAAGACAGTGTGGTGGTTGTCAATCTGAAAGGCGATACTCTGCGAACATCCGAACTGATTTGGGAGGAGCAGACTGACAAAGTGTACTCAAAAAAATTTGTTACCGTCAAAACAAAAGATGAAATCATCAAAAGCGAAGGATTTGAATCCGATCCGTCATTCAGTTTTTATAAGTTCTACAATATTCGCGGGACTATAAGCCTTCGGGATTAA